In a single window of the uncultured Dysgonomonas sp. genome:
- a CDS encoding MSEP-CTERM sorting domain-containing protein produces the protein MRKLLNPKWIFLINTLPVALILFLEWGEFQIIKSLLDYPELTRWKSFAIVLVILALLNATYAIVQMVRKKRVDIVYCIVSFVAFLSFIYAYYYNYTDLVPFSIPDWMISGNLPMYVGAFLMPTLIYSLFVLAILLTPHARNQKASINIAVAISIPFFIYVLATMVLPLWDGMRFGSEHLYLISAILATTAFLFFIIRFIYILISRRNIFKEYELAWKIPVAIIFPILGLCINQSFDNLFGNFSDPWFYIIAVVNGLLICIPIPENRQLRLSLYTGRCITFMYTLYFFLVMLPFLPLSVFAIIIFGGGFLMLTPLILYPIHLNDIVKDFNNLKRSYKKPLLYTITIISICVLPTAITITYKYDRSILHTTLEYLYSPDYRKEYKLNAKSVDRILEATETHDRRGGTAFYSSTPYLSSYYKWLVLDNLTLSESKRTLIYNLFNGHEANNNRRSRMWQSPGNDTIQKIKITDIQHSSKYDDAQKAWVSWIDLSIYNENVPLRDAEYITKIDLPAGCWISDYYLYVGDVKEPGILAEKKAATWVFNQIRNVNRDPGLLRYLPGNTVEFKVFPFQTDETRYTGIEFIHKEPVTIDIDGNRIMLGDTEVQMHTDPNANMEGVAYISGQEKQELETVERKPHYHFIVDMSANVNDYEVAGQYLPEEKRTDREKAGKYLDEINMLLDRNLIDRDNAKISFTNTYIKTLSLKNEWQEELKKQKFEGGFFLDRAVKKILFDSYTNPQMTYPVIVVLSDNIQKAILYNDFADMEFTYPEGDRFYSLQNDSLKEHSFSKGIKVTESIVDSIPLKTVKVWPRLSNPLVYLPDDNKASVILNTKDKILVINQDAINKKNWESGLLMQAQWMHQILHPETADKEWLSLLQNSFKSGIMSPLTSYIVVENEAQKAILKKKQEEVMSGHRALDLNDETQPMSEPDLLVLMVLFGLFWIWYRRRKAKAAE, from the coding sequence ATGAGAAAACTGCTCAATCCTAAATGGATATTCCTTATCAACACTTTACCTGTCGCCTTGATACTATTTCTGGAATGGGGTGAATTTCAGATAATAAAAAGCCTGCTGGACTATCCCGAACTGACACGTTGGAAGTCGTTTGCAATTGTACTGGTTATACTTGCATTACTGAATGCTACCTATGCTATTGTACAGATGGTGCGCAAAAAACGGGTAGATATAGTTTACTGTATTGTATCATTCGTTGCTTTTCTCAGTTTTATATACGCATATTATTATAATTACACCGATTTGGTACCGTTTAGTATTCCCGATTGGATGATATCGGGAAACCTGCCTATGTATGTAGGGGCTTTTCTTATGCCGACACTTATATATAGTTTGTTTGTCCTGGCTATTTTACTCACTCCGCATGCCAGAAACCAAAAGGCATCCATAAATATTGCAGTGGCTATAAGTATTCCGTTTTTTATTTATGTTCTTGCTACAATGGTATTGCCATTGTGGGACGGAATGAGATTCGGGAGTGAACATCTCTACCTTATATCCGCTATTCTGGCTACTACCGCTTTTCTATTTTTTATTATTCGCTTTATTTATATCCTTATATCACGCCGGAATATCTTTAAAGAATATGAACTGGCATGGAAAATTCCGGTTGCTATTATATTTCCGATATTGGGTTTATGTATCAACCAGAGTTTCGACAATCTATTCGGAAATTTCTCCGATCCGTGGTTTTATATTATAGCCGTAGTAAACGGTTTACTTATCTGCATCCCGATACCGGAAAACAGGCAATTAAGATTATCTCTCTACACAGGGAGATGCATCACATTTATGTATACGCTTTACTTTTTTCTGGTCATGTTGCCCTTTTTGCCGTTGTCGGTTTTTGCCATTATCATTTTCGGAGGAGGGTTCCTGATGCTCACACCATTAATTTTATACCCTATACATCTCAATGATATCGTAAAGGACTTCAATAACCTAAAACGAAGCTATAAGAAACCATTATTATATACGATTACAATCATTAGTATTTGTGTGTTGCCAACAGCAATAACGATTACTTATAAATACGACCGCAGCATATTGCACACAACACTCGAATACCTTTATAGTCCCGACTATAGGAAAGAATATAAACTAAATGCAAAATCTGTAGACCGCATATTGGAGGCTACAGAAACACACGACCGAAGGGGCGGTACGGCATTCTATTCTTCCACCCCGTATCTGTCAAGCTACTATAAATGGTTAGTACTAGACAATCTGACCCTTTCGGAAAGTAAACGGACTCTGATTTACAACCTGTTCAATGGCCATGAAGCAAATAATAACAGACGCAGCAGGATGTGGCAAAGTCCGGGAAACGACACAATACAAAAAATAAAAATAACAGATATTCAACATAGCAGTAAATATGATGATGCACAAAAAGCATGGGTCAGTTGGATAGACCTCTCAATATACAACGAAAATGTTCCTCTCCGGGATGCTGAATATATAACAAAAATAGATTTGCCTGCCGGATGCTGGATAAGCGATTATTACCTCTATGTAGGAGATGTGAAAGAACCGGGTATACTGGCCGAAAAAAAAGCCGCGACATGGGTATTCAATCAGATAAGGAATGTAAACAGAGACCCGGGACTACTTCGCTACCTACCGGGAAATACAGTGGAATTCAAAGTCTTTCCCTTTCAAACAGATGAGACGAGATATACCGGAATCGAGTTTATACACAAAGAGCCTGTCACTATCGATATAGACGGCAACCGGATTATGCTTGGAGATACCGAAGTACAAATGCATACAGACCCGAATGCAAATATGGAAGGAGTAGCATATATTTCGGGACAGGAAAAGCAAGAACTGGAGACAGTAGAGCGCAAGCCACATTACCACTTCATTGTTGATATGTCTGCAAATGTGAATGATTATGAAGTAGCGGGACAATATCTGCCGGAAGAAAAAAGAACTGATAGAGAAAAAGCCGGAAAGTATCTTGACGAAATAAACATGCTGCTCGACCGTAATCTGATTGACAGAGACAATGCGAAGATATCGTTTACAAACACTTATATAAAAACCCTTTCGTTGAAAAATGAATGGCAGGAAGAACTGAAAAAGCAAAAATTCGAAGGGGGATTTTTTCTCGACAGGGCTGTAAAGAAAATCCTTTTCGATTCCTATACCAATCCTCAAATGACATACCCGGTTATAGTTGTATTGAGCGATAATATACAGAAGGCTATTCTTTATAATGATTTTGCTGATATGGAGTTTACTTATCCCGAAGGTGACAGGTTTTATTCGTTACAAAACGACAGTCTGAAAGAACATTCTTTTTCGAAAGGTATAAAAGTAACAGAGAGCATCGTGGACTCCATTCCGCTAAAAACCGTAAAAGTATGGCCGCGCCTGAGTAATCCGCTTGTATATCTGCCTGACGATAACAAAGCGTCCGTTATACTAAATACAAAAGATAAAATACTGGTCATAAATCAGGATGCAATAAATAAAAAGAACTGGGAATCGGGGTTGCTGATGCAGGCACAATGGATGCATCAGATATTACATCCCGAAACCGCCGATAAAGAATGGCTCAGCCTGCTGCAAAACAGTTTCAAATCGGGGATAATGAGTCCGCTTACATCCTACATTGTAGTAGAAAACGAAGCACAGAAGGCTATACTGAAAAAGAAACAGGAGGAAGTTATGTCGGGGCACAGGGCGCTCGACCTGAATGATGAGACACAACCGATGTCTGAACCTGATTTACTTGTTTTAATGGTTCTGTTCGGACTATTCTGGATATGGTATAGGAGGCGAAAAGCAAAAGCTGCTGAATAA
- a CDS encoding phospholipid carrier-dependent glycosyltransferase, whose protein sequence is MIKKTISDDRNIFIVLFIYAFLLVFFCSLMSPLYPFNDWSDINLYFNIGKAMFHGQTLYTDIFDHKGPLIFVIYGIGSLFSEDSFIGMYFIESLAWVGMIFAAYLIGRLYLDKIYAFITALFFPVLMLSHSSEGGSAEEFITLFIAISFYLFIRYFKDKDAALHRPSHMLVHGIMCTVVLFIKLNLVVFWIFPLLAVFINILLKKEYKNLVRNIAAFIAGVVIVTLPIVVYFLINGALSYAWDTYITLNRTYAQLGDFSRIMENLIVRFYQRLKYDNYEFVIILIGAIYFPFRYLGNNWGKIGIILSFASLYTVIFMPANYVFYYSIPYYIFCITGVIAILDILRKYIKIPERWYSYLLFTLVALACGIMTKDFFGKPKEIIFRQQEETSGVFYKFYNVISKEKNPTLMCMGLDATTGIFTKANIMPTVKYFISPNLPYNIYPEMRDEQTRYIEEKKVQFIILSGASFSYDYYTSLPVLQENYTLVNTYEENGKSTYFLYKRKD, encoded by the coding sequence ATGATAAAGAAAACGATATCTGATGACAGGAACATATTTATTGTTCTATTCATATACGCTTTCCTTCTTGTCTTTTTCTGCTCGCTGATGTCGCCATTGTATCCGTTCAATGACTGGTCGGATATAAATCTCTATTTCAATATAGGTAAAGCGATGTTTCACGGGCAAACGCTATATACCGATATCTTCGACCACAAAGGCCCGCTTATCTTCGTTATCTATGGCATCGGCTCGCTTTTCTCCGAAGACTCTTTCATAGGCATGTACTTCATCGAATCCCTTGCATGGGTGGGCATGATATTTGCCGCCTACCTCATAGGACGGTTATACCTCGATAAGATATATGCCTTCATCACCGCACTGTTTTTCCCTGTCTTGATGCTCTCCCATTCTTCGGAAGGAGGTTCGGCCGAAGAATTCATAACATTGTTTATCGCTATCAGTTTCTATCTGTTCATCCGGTACTTTAAGGATAAAGATGCTGCGTTGCATCGACCGTCACATATGCTTGTGCATGGCATCATGTGTACCGTTGTATTGTTTATCAAGCTCAATCTGGTTGTCTTCTGGATTTTCCCCCTGCTAGCCGTTTTTATCAATATACTGCTAAAGAAAGAATATAAGAATCTTGTCAGGAATATAGCCGCATTCATAGCCGGAGTAGTGATAGTAACTTTACCTATAGTAGTCTACTTCCTCATAAACGGAGCGCTCTCCTATGCATGGGATACTTACATTACATTGAACAGGACATATGCGCAACTCGGCGACTTCTCCCGCATCATGGAGAACCTGATTGTCCGCTTCTACCAACGTCTGAAATATGATAATTACGAATTCGTAATCATACTTATAGGAGCTATATACTTCCCATTCAGGTATCTGGGAAATAATTGGGGCAAAATAGGAATTATACTCTCATTCGCATCGTTGTACACAGTCATATTCATGCCTGCCAATTATGTTTTCTATTACTCCATTCCTTACTATATTTTCTGTATAACAGGTGTAATCGCCATCCTCGATATATTACGCAAGTATATTAAGATACCGGAACGATGGTATTCCTATCTGCTTTTTACTCTTGTTGCCCTTGCATGCGGAATCATGACTAAAGACTTTTTCGGAAAACCCAAAGAAATCATATTCAGACAACAGGAAGAAACCAGTGGCGTTTTCTATAAGTTTTACAACGTAATATCGAAGGAAAAGAATCCTACACTCATGTGCATGGGGCTTGATGCCACAACGGGCATCTTTACCAAAGCCAATATAATGCCGACTGTAAAATACTTTATCTCCCCCAATCTGCCTTACAATATCTATCCCGAAATGAGGGACGAACAGACAAGATACATAGAAGAGAAGAAAGTACAGTTCATCATATTGTCGGGGGCTTCGTTCAGTTACGATTACTATACGTCTTTGCCTGTTCTTCAGGAGAATTACACGCTTGTAAACACCTATGAAGAAAATGGTAAGTCCACCTATTTCCTATACAAACGAAAAGACTAA
- a CDS encoding ComEC/Rec2 family competence protein: MKNPFSKIPFLFFLIPLIGGILLQYYLKIEYSGIVFSLTGLMAMLFSYLIPEDKQFRWRWLFGMGIVLFLISVGIASTSLRQQYSEFTYSNKVQMYAGIVTDTPQEKKKTTAYRVYLPDEDKLIVCYFQRDTLDNNRLQPGDIFSFRGKIQPFQNIGDFDYARYMYNQGFVGSAYVSNDLWQTTGEISPSLKYTALRCRQYIMDFYKSLGFNGTEYSILSALTLGYQNDLTDDIKQGFRITGTVHVLSVSGLHVGIIYLMISFLLGFIRKSTKYYWLKPLLIIILLWIYAFITGLPPSVIRASAMLTVFCASEIFGRKSFSLHALYIAGFFILLVSPFSLFDIGFQLSFMSVFSILYLLPKVSGLLKVENKYLRNIWQMFTLSIVAQLATFPLCLYYFGTFPTYFFIANLLIVPLVTLIIYTVGGIGLAKLLSLIMPDLTACFYYLPVKILQFLVWLMASIIRFLEDLPFALIDGIEISFTDMILIYTLIIGFLIFLIYKKPKGLILALFTVLLFFGVHIYYNLSI; encoded by the coding sequence ATGAAGAATCCGTTTTCCAAAATACCATTCCTGTTTTTTCTTATTCCGCTTATAGGTGGAATTTTATTACAATATTATTTAAAGATAGAATATTCAGGCATAGTTTTCTCCCTGACAGGACTGATGGCTATGCTTTTTTCATATCTGATACCGGAGGATAAGCAATTCCGCTGGCGTTGGCTATTCGGTATGGGTATCGTTTTATTCCTTATAAGCGTAGGCATTGCATCTACATCCTTGCGACAGCAGTATTCTGAATTTACATATTCAAACAAGGTACAGATGTATGCCGGTATAGTTACCGATACGCCACAGGAGAAGAAAAAGACCACTGCATACAGGGTATATCTGCCCGATGAAGATAAACTGATCGTTTGTTATTTTCAGAGAGATACATTGGATAACAACAGGCTGCAACCCGGAGATATCTTTTCTTTTCGGGGAAAGATACAACCATTTCAGAACATCGGGGATTTCGATTATGCACGCTATATGTACAATCAGGGGTTTGTGGGCTCTGCCTATGTTTCAAACGATTTATGGCAAACTACGGGTGAGATATCACCCTCTCTGAAATATACAGCATTACGCTGCCGTCAATATATAATGGATTTCTATAAATCATTAGGATTCAATGGTACGGAATACAGTATTCTTTCTGCGCTGACTCTGGGCTATCAGAACGATCTGACAGACGATATTAAGCAGGGATTCAGGATTACGGGTACGGTACATGTCCTTTCGGTCAGCGGACTCCACGTGGGTATTATCTATCTGATGATTAGTTTTCTACTCGGATTTATCCGCAAAAGCACGAAGTATTATTGGCTGAAACCTTTATTGATTATTATTCTACTATGGATATATGCTTTTATTACCGGTTTGCCGCCTTCAGTGATAAGGGCAAGTGCAATGCTCACGGTATTCTGTGCTTCAGAGATTTTCGGTCGGAAAAGCTTCTCCTTGCATGCTCTATATATAGCAGGATTCTTCATTCTGTTGGTTAGCCCTTTTTCATTATTTGATATAGGCTTTCAATTGAGTTTTATGTCTGTATTTTCCATATTGTATCTATTACCTAAAGTATCAGGCCTTTTGAAGGTCGAGAATAAATATTTACGGAATATTTGGCAAATGTTTACCTTGTCTATCGTAGCACAATTAGCGACATTTCCTCTTTGCCTGTATTACTTCGGCACATTTCCCACTTATTTCTTTATTGCCAATTTGCTGATTGTACCATTGGTTACATTGATAATTTATACTGTGGGTGGCATTGGACTAGCTAAGCTGCTGAGTCTGATAATGCCGGATTTAACAGCTTGTTTTTACTACTTACCTGTCAAAATATTACAGTTTTTAGTATGGTTGATGGCAAGTATTATCCGTTTCTTAGAAGATTTACCATTTGCTTTGATTGATGGTATAGAAATATCATTTACAGATATGATTCTAATATATACTTTAATCATAGGTTTCCTGATCTTTCTTATTTATAAAAAGCCCAAAGGACTGATTCTGGCACTATTCACTGTGCTTTTATTTTTTGGAGTTCATATTTATTATAACCTTTCTATCTAG
- the xrtK gene encoding exosortase K — protein MKNEISLSILCFCIFAGLKLAYPHLETDNIRFLLSPTNKAIELISGSDAIYNNASGYFYPQMNMVINKSCSGFNFLLISFLMIAFVFIKTSIIKGGLVIPISFLLAYMITLIANISRITGYMLIMNTGFYSASGLPDKLIHQAEGIFVYLSFLIFGYLLLNQIINKIQRNHEKTAQS, from the coding sequence ATGAAAAACGAAATATCACTTTCTATTCTTTGTTTCTGCATATTCGCAGGTTTAAAACTGGCCTATCCACATCTGGAAACCGATAACATCCGGTTTCTGCTCAGTCCTACTAATAAAGCCATAGAACTGATATCCGGATCGGATGCTATTTACAATAATGCATCAGGATATTTTTATCCACAGATGAATATGGTAATCAATAAGTCTTGTTCGGGTTTTAACTTTCTGTTGATCAGTTTCCTGATGATTGCTTTTGTTTTTATAAAAACGAGTATCATAAAGGGAGGGCTTGTTATTCCTATATCTTTCCTTTTGGCCTATATGATAACTCTCATAGCTAATATATCCCGTATAACAGGGTATATGCTGATAATGAATACAGGCTTCTATTCAGCTTCCGGTCTTCCGGATAAGTTGATACATCAGGCAGAAGGGATTTTTGTCTACCTCTCCTTCCTTATATTCGGATATTTACTTCTAAATCAGATAATAAACAAAATACAACGCAATCATGAGAAAACTGCTCAATCCTAA
- the nspC gene encoding carboxynorspermidine decarboxylase, which yields MIEIHKVPSPCFVMEEELLRKNLSLIKSVKDRAGVNIILAFKAFAMWKSFPIIREYIPYSTASSVFEAQLAYEEMGSLAHTFSPAYTPDNFPIFMRYSSHITFNSLSQYERFYPETLKHRKKVSCGIRINPEYSVVETDLYNPATPGSRLGVPCGYFGDELPEGVEGLHFHTLCESSSYDLEKTLEQVEKKFGHFLPKVKWLNMGGGHLMTREDYDVEHLINLLLSFKAKYPNLEITMEPGSAFAWQTGVLVSTVVDIVDNGGIKTAILDVSFACHMPDCLEMPYKPYIRGAYHEPVKGLPTYRMGGSSCLSGDFIGEWSFDEPLLIGDRIIFEDMIHYTTVKTTMFNGISHPAIALWNKYNQLEIYREFDYEDYKNRMS from the coding sequence ATGATAGAAATACATAAAGTACCCTCTCCATGCTTTGTTATGGAAGAAGAATTGCTCAGAAAGAATCTTTCACTTATCAAATCGGTAAAAGATCGCGCGGGAGTAAATATAATACTGGCATTCAAAGCATTTGCCATGTGGAAATCTTTCCCCATTATCCGCGAATATATCCCCTATTCAACGGCCAGTTCGGTGTTTGAAGCACAGTTGGCTTATGAGGAGATGGGAAGCCTTGCGCATACATTCTCTCCGGCCTATACCCCGGATAACTTTCCTATATTTATGCGATATAGCAGTCACATTACGTTCAATTCCTTGTCTCAATACGAACGCTTTTATCCTGAGACTCTGAAACACAGGAAGAAAGTATCGTGTGGTATCCGCATCAATCCTGAATATTCAGTTGTGGAAACCGACCTGTACAATCCGGCAACCCCGGGTTCTCGCCTCGGTGTTCCTTGCGGTTATTTCGGCGATGAATTACCCGAAGGAGTAGAAGGCCTGCATTTTCATACGCTGTGTGAATCTTCTTCATATGATTTAGAGAAGACACTGGAACAGGTAGAAAAGAAATTCGGACACTTCCTGCCAAAAGTGAAATGGCTGAATATGGGCGGAGGGCATCTGATGACCCGTGAAGACTACGATGTGGAGCACCTCATAAATTTGCTACTATCGTTTAAAGCAAAATATCCGAACCTCGAAATTACGATGGAGCCGGGAAGCGCTTTTGCCTGGCAGACAGGGGTATTAGTCTCTACGGTGGTGGATATTGTGGATAATGGCGGAATAAAAACGGCCATACTCGACGTGTCTTTTGCCTGCCACATGCCTGATTGCCTCGAGATGCCTTATAAACCGTATATCAGGGGAGCATACCATGAGCCGGTAAAAGGTCTGCCTACTTACCGGATGGGAGGAAGCAGCTGTCTCAGCGGCGATTTTATAGGGGAGTGGTCGTTCGATGAACCGCTTTTGATTGGCGACAGGATTATCTTTGAGGATATGATACATTATACTACTGTGAAAACAACTATGTTTAACGGTATCTCGCATCCTGCTATCGCGCTTTGGAACAAGTATAACCAGCTGGAAATTTATCGTGAGTTCGATTATGAGGACTACAAAAACAGGATGAGTTGA
- the rpe gene encoding ribulose-phosphate 3-epimerase, which yields MSHKIAPSLLSANFLNLQADVEMINKSEADWFHCDVMDGSFVPNISFGFPIIKQISTIAKKPLDVHLMIVNPDKYISQVKEAGAYMMNVHYEACTHLHRTVAAIHEAGMKAGVTLNPHTPVSLLEDILQDVDMVLLMTVNPGFGGQKFIEHSLSKVSRLKNMILKRNLQTLIEVDGGVNLQTGKQLVDAGADVLVAGNAVFADADPVEMIHKLKSIK from the coding sequence ATGTCACACAAGATAGCGCCTTCTCTTCTTTCTGCAAATTTCCTGAATCTCCAGGCAGATGTGGAGATGATAAATAAGAGCGAAGCCGATTGGTTTCATTGCGATGTAATGGATGGGAGTTTTGTACCTAATATCTCGTTCGGCTTTCCGATAATAAAGCAGATCAGTACAATTGCAAAGAAACCGCTGGATGTTCACCTGATGATCGTCAATCCCGATAAGTACATATCGCAGGTAAAAGAGGCCGGGGCATATATGATGAATGTGCATTACGAGGCTTGCACCCATCTGCACCGCACGGTTGCAGCTATACACGAAGCAGGGATGAAAGCCGGAGTGACATTGAATCCGCATACGCCTGTTTCGTTGTTGGAAGATATATTACAGGATGTGGATATGGTTCTTCTTATGACAGTGAATCCGGGATTCGGTGGGCAAAAATTCATAGAGCATTCCCTCTCTAAAGTGTCCCGTTTGAAAAATATGATATTAAAAAGAAATTTGCAGACTTTGATCGAGGTTGATGGCGGGGTGAACTTGCAGACAGGAAAGCAACTAGTGGATGCCGGAGCCGATGTGCTCGTGGCAGGTAATGCTGTATTCGCAGATGCCGATCCTGTGGAAATGATACATAAACTGAAAAGTATTAAATGA
- a CDS encoding glycosyltransferase family 39 protein encodes MIKKQIQEDKRNFVILILYAILLLFFCSKMSPLYPINEWADVNLYFNIGKAIFHGQVPYVDVFDHKGPLIFFVYGIGYLLSNTSFLGMYFIQCLLWILMVSTAYLTAKLYLDKIYALFAAMLLPALMLSHTLNGGSADEFITVFEVISLYLFILYFKDKSVADHKPVHMLTHGLLCAMTLFIKINLIAFWIFPVLSIFINIILQKKYRNLLENAIAFLLGLSIIALPILLYFIFNSALQDAWDTYIVLNKSYSNPGSIGEILERLFSYLYQQVRYGNFEFIIILIGAIWFPLRYIENRLGKAAIILSFAATYTAIFISSYYIDYYSVPLYAFILLGCIVICHYIKVPSSSWKYYALFIILALYMGIQQRKFFGMDFSELSGKKENSFDISKFSQIVEQEKNPTLMNLGLDLGNSVFTQANVIPNVKYFISPNLEYDIYPVMRDEQTKYIEQRKVQFIILAEIALNFSYFNQLPALHENYEVVATIGDAGGRYYLYKLK; translated from the coding sequence ATGATAAAGAAACAAATACAAGAAGATAAGAGGAACTTCGTCATACTGATTCTGTATGCCATTCTCCTCCTGTTCTTCTGTTCAAAGATGTCCCCTCTTTATCCTATCAACGAATGGGCAGATGTAAATCTGTACTTCAATATAGGGAAGGCCATATTTCACGGGCAAGTGCCTTATGTGGATGTGTTCGACCACAAAGGCCCGCTCATCTTCTTTGTCTACGGAATCGGATATTTGCTCTCAAACACTTCTTTTCTGGGAATGTACTTCATCCAGTGCCTGCTGTGGATACTGATGGTATCTACCGCATATCTTACAGCAAAACTGTATCTGGATAAAATATATGCTCTCTTTGCGGCCATGCTTCTCCCTGCTCTGATGCTCTCACATACATTGAACGGAGGTTCGGCCGATGAATTTATTACCGTATTTGAAGTTATAAGCCTTTATCTTTTTATCCTATACTTCAAAGATAAATCAGTGGCAGATCATAAGCCTGTGCATATGCTTACACACGGCCTGTTGTGCGCGATGACCCTCTTTATCAAGATCAACCTGATTGCATTCTGGATTTTTCCTGTACTGTCCATATTCATCAATATAATACTGCAAAAGAAATATCGCAACCTGCTGGAAAACGCCATCGCGTTTCTGCTCGGACTATCCATCATTGCCTTACCTATCCTTCTTTACTTTATCTTCAACAGCGCTTTGCAAGATGCGTGGGATACCTATATAGTTCTGAACAAAAGCTACTCGAATCCCGGAAGCATAGGCGAAATATTAGAAAGACTGTTTTCTTATCTTTATCAACAGGTACGATATGGTAATTTTGAGTTCATTATTATTCTCATAGGTGCCATTTGGTTCCCATTGAGATATATTGAAAACCGTTTGGGTAAAGCGGCTATTATCCTGTCTTTCGCAGCTACATATACAGCGATTTTCATTTCGTCTTACTATATCGACTATTACTCTGTCCCTTTATATGCCTTTATCCTTCTAGGATGCATCGTTATTTGTCACTATATAAAAGTACCTTCTTCGTCATGGAAGTATTACGCCCTTTTCATCATCCTTGCGCTGTATATGGGTATCCAGCAGCGTAAATTCTTCGGCATGGATTTCAGCGAGCTTTCCGGTAAAAAAGAAAACAGCTTTGATATATCCAAGTTCTCACAAATAGTAGAACAGGAAAAGAACCCGACTCTTATGAATCTGGGACTCGATCTTGGCAACTCAGTCTTTACACAAGCCAATGTTATCCCCAATGTAAAGTATTTCATATCCCCCAACCTCGAATACGATATCTATCCTGTGATGCGGGACGAACAAACAAAATATATAGAGCAACGGAAGGTACAGTTTATTATCCTTGCCGAAATTGCTCTTAATTTTTCATATTTCAATCAGCTTCCTGCCTTGCATGAGAACTACGAAGTAGTAGCTACCATCGGCGACGCAGGCGGCAGGTATTATCTCTATAAATTAAAATAA
- a CDS encoding SAM-dependent methyltransferase gives MQPSLYLIPVTLGETNIEQVLPTHNKEIILQIKYFIVENIRSARRFLKKVDSDINIDELTFYELNKHTKPEHIDNYLQPITKGFHIGIISEAGCPAVADPGSDIVAIAQRKGYKVVPLVGPSSILLSLMASGFNGQSFAFQGYLPVEGTERIKKLKQLEHFIQHDHQTQIFIETPYRNQKLVEDIIKHCTPSTKLCIAMNITCEDEYIRTLPVKQWTKQLPDMGKQLCIFLLYK, from the coding sequence ATGCAACCATCATTATATCTCATTCCCGTCACATTGGGAGAAACCAACATAGAACAGGTATTGCCTACACACAACAAGGAAATAATACTGCAAATAAAATATTTCATTGTTGAGAATATCCGTTCAGCACGCCGCTTTCTAAAAAAAGTTGACAGTGATATCAATATAGACGAACTCACCTTCTATGAATTGAACAAGCATACCAAACCCGAGCATATCGATAATTACCTGCAACCAATAACCAAAGGTTTCCATATCGGCATCATATCCGAAGCCGGTTGTCCTGCTGTAGCCGATCCAGGGAGTGATATCGTTGCCATTGCTCAACGAAAAGGCTATAAAGTGGTGCCGTTGGTTGGTCCGTCGTCTATCCTTTTGTCGCTAATGGCTTCGGGATTCAACGGCCAGAGTTTTGCTTTTCAGGGATATCTGCCGGTCGAAGGCACTGAACGTATCAAGAAACTTAAACAACTTGAACACTTTATCCAACACGACCATCAGACACAGATATTCATAGAAACACCCTATCGGAACCAAAAGCTGGTGGAGGACATCATCAAACACTGTACGCCGTCAACAAAGCTTTGTATAGCAATGAATATTACCTGCGAAGATGAGTATATCAGGACGTTACCTGTAAAGCAATGGACTAAGCAATTGCCGGACATGGGCAAACAGCTTTGTATCTTTCTTTTATATAAGTAA